A stretch of DNA from Sugiyamaella lignohabitans strain CBS 10342 chromosome B, complete sequence:
CATGGAGAACTCCTAGAATGCTATgagcattttcaaaagCGCCAATCCATGCATTCCATGAACCATTCATAAGACCCGATCCGAATCCAGAACAAACACATGCTGCTAATAAAAGTGGAAAAGGAGGGGCGGTAAGTGCAATAGAATAACATAGTAAATTGAATCCTATTCCAAAAAGCCCAACACCGCCACGACCAATCCTGGTATGGACCCAGCCACTCATGGCAGCAGACGAAAACGCTCCAAAAACCGGGATCAAGAATAATACTGACACTTGCAAGTCATTAAGACTGTAATGTTCTTCGAGAGACGGAAGGATTGCCCCAAGAGCTGCGTCGTTCAAGCCCATCATGACAAACCCTGCCAAAGCAATACATACTTTGATCTTATTTCCTATCGGTTTGCTCCATGACTGACGACCTTTGTAAAATCGTTTGCCATCAACTGTAGTATGATATGACTCCAAGTCCTCTAGAGGGTTAACTACAGTAGCTAATTCCTGGAGTAAGGGTGTCGATGAAGTCGGGATTTCATCGTCTTTAGGAATGGTAGTCATTTTTATGAGCGGTAATTCTGGTAATTAGGAGAGGAACGAGAACCTAATGTATATctgtcaaaaacaaaaaaccaaGATGAGCGTACCAGATCACGAATTAGTCGCGGGAAGATGTCTTAATGCACCACAAGACCTCTTATCTGATCTATCTGTAACAAGCACTCAAGCAGTTTACTCTTGATTGATGGATTCACTTCGAGAAAGAGACGGTAGTTCAGAACAAATGGAcaactgaaaataaaaactaCCTTGCCATGGAAAGTGAAGTGCAAGGTGATATAAAAAACTCTTGGCCATGATCGTCCCTGCAACAAGCAGCATTCTCATATGCTACTGGAGTTAATTTAGTGAAGCACTTCTGTTGCATATTGTCTGCAGCTAGCTTTACTACTCAATATGTATTGGGCTGGTACCAATAGCTGTAGTCTTATGGAAATGAGGTTTAGGGAATATTGTAGTTGGTCCTTAAACTAATCCAGATTTACTGGTACCTGTGGTTTTTAATAATTGTCCtgattttttgtttaaCCAACTGTAAGATATGAGGAGCTGATTTGACCGGGGTGTTTCGGTTATGCAGGAGAGAATGCCCTAAGCGGGGTAGGTGGGGGTACGGATAAATTGAAACTTTCGAAATGCCCTATGCAGATTAGTAAGATAATTGGCCAGAAGAGGTGGAAGAATATAGGGAGGGAAATAAACAGAATCCTTGAAATCGTGTATTCTCAGCGCAGCGGACTTACGTGCAAACCTCGAAGCCAAGATTATATGAACTAACAGAATAGGTTAGCGTGAACAGAATCAAACCTCAAATGTCATCTTTTTACAGCATCCGAAACAGAATGTATACCTTTACATTTCTTAAGTCTGGTCTGTTTCTTTAACTTTGTAGATGAGAAAATTGTTCAAGTTCTATCGCCACACCTGTTTTACACGCATGCATACGcgttttcaggggtaattgATAAGGGCAAGGAGAGTGCATATACAGATGTAAGTACTAGGCACCCCTAACCACTATCAAGATCTAGAATATCATGTGCTCGCCTATAGAGTGCTAGATCTACGGCCAAGGGTCAGAATAGAATAAAAATCAGATTCGACGCTATTAAACGGGCGAAAAAGAGAGATTGCATCATCACATAGCTCTTAGCTATCTGTTCGCTCCACTAAACTACTTGATAGTTGTTTATGGAATGTCAACTGAACGCTCACCAGATATACGTCATCTAGCCGCGATTGCCGTTCGTCAAATTCCAGGGTTAGGAATTGCTTCGACAACGACGCCGCCGCGGCTCAGCCTCCGCATTTACCTATACGTCGCATGGTCAACATCGACTTCGAACTGGTTCAACTTAGACAACGAACATAGGATCATAACAAGCAGAAACAAGTATACGATATTGCGATAACAGCAGACCATGTCGTTTACAATTGACCTGTCCAGTCATGGAAAGGAGTTGAAATCATTATATGATGCAATTATATCTAGTGACCCAGAGGTGTCTTGGGCTGTGTTTAACTATGGAGCAGGCGCATCGAATTCACTAAGACCCTCGGCTCATGGCTCTGCCAATGGAAGTAAGTAGAATATGAACCACTAGGGTTAAACGTTTGTCAATTGAGTggaaatttttatttccgaGCAATAGGTGTGGTTTAGGCCCATTAGTAGGACCGGTGTCTTACTTGAGACAGGTGCTGTGAAGTGGGTTCTGGCCGGTGACGGGTCCTCTGTTAGTGGCATTGATGTCTCTTTGCAATGGAAACGGGCAATATTCTAACTAATAGATTACCTggctgattttgttgaagaattTGATGATGGTTTAGTCCAATATGGTTTTGCCAGAGTTGATTACAATAATTTGACAAAATTTGTGCTCGTTGGCTGGGTTGGAGAAGGAGTTCCTGAGAGAACCAAAGGCTACTTCAATGCGCATTACGCCACGGTTGCCAAATATTTCCATGGCTACCATGTTCAGATTACAGCACGTTCATCGGCTGATTTGTCATCCTCTATTATTCTTCAAAAAGTTGATGCAGCATCTGGCTCGAAGTATTCCTCTAGCTCAGCTTCTAGAGGAGTTCCTTTAAGACCGAAGTATGCTGCAGCTACTCATGGCgctgctgaagaggatTGGGGTGATGCCCCTCCTACCACCAGCCAAGAAGCCCCAACTTTGACTAAGGTTCAATCAGCTTATAAGCCTACCAAGGTTGATATCGCTAGTTTGAAGaaacctgctgctgccccaCCAGTAGAGAAGTCACCAGACAATTCAATATCGAACACGTCATCTAAAAGAGCGATATTTGAAGAACCTCAAAGTTCATACAAACCAATTGGCAAGGTTGACATTGCTGCTCTTCGTGCTGAAGCCAGAAATTCCAAGTTCGGTGATGATAGACCCACTCCCTTGCAAAGCTCGTACCAGCCAATTGGTAAGGTAGACATTGCTGCCATCAGAGCCCAAGCCAATgccaataaaaaagaactcGAATCCAGACCAGAACCTTTACAAAGCTCATACAAGCCTATTGGCAAAGTGGACATTGCCGCTATAAAAGCACAAGCAAGTGCCAATAAGAGGGAGAACGATAGTGTTCCTACCCCAGAGCCATCTGAGAGAGCAGTTTCATCGAATTATGaggaagaacaagaagataCTACTCCTAAACCTGTTAAGGAACGTATGAGTGCATTCTCTGGTTCGGGTAGACTGACAGAACTGCCCAAGCCTAAAGTCAACAATTCTGTCAGCAGTAGATTCCAGCCTGCTACAAGAGGAACGGCACCCTCCCTCCCGGTCGATGCATTTGGAAGACCAGTGTCAGCTCCAAAGGCCAATGCAGGATTCAAAGACTTTGGTAGCGAAGGTGGCAAGACACCTGCTCAATTATGGGCTGAAAAACATGCTAAACAGACTGGCTCTACCAGTGCACCTGGTCCATCTACGGCTGAACTCATTGAAAAGGGTTCTAACTTGTCTTTGGAGGATCACGATGAGGCCGAGCCAGAGCCCGAAGCTgaagaggagaaggagCCCGAGCAGCCTACCAGGTCCTTTGCTGATTTGACCAGTAGATTTGCCAAGTCATCTTCCACATCTCCTGCCCCGGTTCCTTTACCACCGCGTGATCCAATCCCCAGTGAGTCGAAtgtggctgttgaagaaactcCCGAGCCCGAACGTGAGCCTTCTCCAATCCCTATCCCTAGAGCAGTTCCATCTGTTCCAGTTCACGATGAAACTGAAGTTATTCGTCCTCCAGAGCTAACTGAAGGGTCGCCCTCTTTGCCTGCTAGGGAAGACATTGGACGCGAAGAATCAATCGCAGCCGCTCTCTCAGAAGGTGCCCCTATTGAGACAACCGAAGAGGTTGAAGCTCACAATAAACCTCAACCGCTTTCCAGCGAAACATTCACAGCTGTTGTTCTTTATGACTACGAGAAGGATGAAGCCAACGAACTCAGTCTTAAGGAAGGTGAGATAATTACAAATATCGAACAGGTTGATCCCGACTGGTGGCAGGGAACTAACGAGGCGGGTGAATCTGGGTTGTTTCCATCCAACTATGTTGAAATCACTGAACCTGGGTCATCTGCTCCCGTTCCTGTCAAAGAGCCTGTTGAGGACGGTCCTTCGGCGGTCGCAGAGTATGATTATGATGCCCTGGAAGAAGGTGAACTTAGCTTCCCTGAAGGTGGCATTATAACCGATATTGAGTTTGTCGACGAGGCATGGTGGATGGGTACCTACAATGGAGAACGGGGTCTTCTTCCTGCCAACTACGTCAAGCTAAACGAGTAGATTTTGAGctgtgaaataaatatgtgCTGTGTTTAGTTGTACGATGAGTGTCTACCTTTATATAAAAACAAGAATCTATTATTAGCATTAAAAGTGTAAATTGAAACTGATCTTCAGGTAGCGTTATTTAATTTCGAATGTACCAACTCGACCCAAAAGGCAACCACTCGTTGTCCTTGACCAGGTTTATTCCTACGATTAACTATCTCGGCATGAGAGTGCATTCGCTCCAGCTTAACGGCATATTTCTCCCAATGCAAAGTATTGAGTGATTCTGCTAATTTCTGAACATTAGGTGATAGTGGAAGGCTGTGAGGTGTGGAAGCGAGAAGACCCTTGGTTCCATCACCTAGGCAAGGTTTGACAGTGAGTTCTCCCTTCAAAGGTTCTTCAACATCGGTGGTCGAATCGCTCTCGGGCTCTACACTGGATCTGACTGAATCAGCCTGTTGCACTTCTTCGCCGTCAGCAGCCAGAACCTCATCCATAGCATTTCCAGCCCACTTTGACAATCTGGAAGAAGGCTCAGGATGCTCACTGCGTTCATGAACGTGACTAGGCGAGCCTGCTTGACTACTATCTTCTTCACCGAGATAGTCAATTGCAAGGGTTGCATTGGCTTTGCGTGCTTCTCGCACCTTATAATGGGAGACTATAGTCGTCACTGACGTTATGGCAAAAACTATGGGAAAGACCCAAGGTAATGTAAATAGTGCAAAAGCTTGAAATTGTCGTTCTTGTTTAGTCGCCTTAGTCTCCACACCTGTATTATAGGAAACAAACTTAGATCCTTCCATGTTGACAAACATGTCACTAACTGGCTTTAAAACACCTTGATCATCATACTTGAGAATAAAATCATCATTGTGAGCATAATGAAAGTACTCATATTCTATGAAATCTCTCTTTTGGAAAGGATCTTTCAGTGAAATATACGCCGTGTAAAACGGTACGGTTCTGTCATGAACAGCATTAGCAAATAATATCAGATGcttgaatttttttaacCCTTGGAAAAACGTCTTAGTTGGATCCGCCATATCTGATAGTATATTCGAGTtatttgaaaataaatcattGCCCGAAACACCAAGAATATTTCCCCCCAATAAGTTGAGGATCTTGGATCTATAGTTAttagaataaaaaattgaaCCCAAATGTGGTGTAGCGAAAGTAGTAAAGATGACAGGCTCAACTTTATCAAAATATCCAAGGTCATTAAGCAAACCAATCAAGTATCTCCCATATAAGCCACCTAGAGAATAGCCGACAATGCTTATCTTTGTGAATATCACATTAGATTCTTCCCGCCTTtccttgaaaaattcatTTAACTCCCCAATGATTCGTTCTGCTCCCAATTTAATGCCATCAAAAGAAGCCATACCGGTATTCAATGCCGGTCGAAAAACCTCTATGTCCGAATCCTCACCATATTTCTGTAGTAACGTGTCATGAAGACAAGTGAGATGAACCGGGCTTCCAAAGAGCCTAGTTTAATGTtagaatataaaataaGACTGAGAAGATATAAAAAGTAAATTCTcaagaaaagaacaaaagaaaaaatcgAGAAACCGATAAACAAATGACGGGTTCACCGACGACTACGCTGCAGTTAACTCTCGTATCGCTTACCCATTGAtcataataaataaatgttTCTCAGTAGTGGTGGTCATTGTGGCGTGGaacttcaaaaataatattgtGGTCACAGCCCACGGTTCGCGTCAAtcaaataattaaaataatCTTTTTTCGATTCAGAGGGCCATTAGTTCATGGAAGAGACTTGCCAGTGGCACAAAGTGGAAGCTTCGGAGTCGgatcaatatatatatatgcgGGCCGATAAGCTACAAAATATACTGCCTCTATCGGGGTTAGGTGGCATCGAGTGTCGGCGCAACGCAGATAAGAAGAGGCTTGCTTATCTTTAAGTCCGTTAGATGATGGTAACTACCGCTTCCAGTAAATTGTCGCGTGTTTTCCGATaagatccaaaaaaaaaacgttC
This window harbors:
- the ABP1 gene encoding Abp1p (Actin-binding protein of the cortical actin cytoskeleton; important for activation of the Arp2/3 complex that plays a key role actin in cytoskeleton organization; inhibits barbed-end actin filament elongation; phosphorylation within its Proline-Rich Regio, mediated by Cdc28p and Pho85p, protects Abp1p from proteolysis mediated by its own PEST sequences; mammalian homologue of HIP-55 (hematopoietic progenitor kinase 1 [HPK1]-interacting protein of 55 kDa); GO_component: GO:0030479 - actin cortical patch [Evidence IEA]; GO_component: GO:0030479 - actin cortical patch [Evidence IDA] [PMID 3060468]; GO_component: GO:0030479 - actin cortical patch [Evidence IDA] [PMID 8163554]; GO_component: GO:0005938 - cell cortex [Evidence IDA] [PMID 11950888]; GO_component: GO:0005737 - cytoplasm [Evidence IEA]; GO_component: GO:0005737 - cytoplasm [Evidence IDA] [PMID 11914276]; GO_component: GO:0005856 - cytoskeleton [Evidence IEA]; GO_component: GO:0005622 - intracellular [Evidence IEA]; GO_component: GO:0043332 - mating projection tip [Evidence IDA] [PMID 19053807]; GO_function: GO:0003779 - actin binding [Evidence IEA,IEA]; GO_function: GO:0051015 - actin filament binding [Evidence IDA] [PMID 3060468]; GO_process: GO:0000147 - actin cortical patch assembly [Evidence IMP] [PMID 18177206]; GO_process: GO:0000147 - actin cortical patch assembly [Evidence IMP] [PMID 2405279]; GO_process: GO:0051016 - barbed-end actin filament capping [Evidence IMP] [PMID 23333351]; GO_process: GO:0008104 - protein localization [Evidence IMP] [PMID 11668184]; GO_process: GO:0008104 - protein localization [Evidence IMP] [PMID 15798181]); protein product: MSFTIDLSSHGKELKSLYDAIISSDPEVSWAVFNYGAGASNSLRPSAHGSANGNYLADFVEEFDDGLVQYGFARVDYNNLTKFVLVGWVGEGVPERTKGYFNAHYATVAKYFHGYHVQITARSSADLSSSIILQKVDAASGSKYSSSSASRGVPLRPKYAAATHGAAEEDWGDAPPTTSQEAPTLTKVQSAYKPTKVDIASLKKPAAAPPVEKSPDNSISNTSSKRAIFEEPQSSYKPIGKVDIAALRAEARNSKFGDDRPTPLQSSYQPIGKVDIAAIRAQANANKKELESRPEPLQSSYKPIGKVDIAAIKAQASANKRENDSVPTPEPSERAVSSNYEEEQEDTTPKPVKERMSAFSGSGRLTELPKPKVNNSVSSRFQPATRGTAPSLPVDAFGRPVSAPKANAGFKDFGSEGGKTPAQLWAEKHAKQTGSTSAPGPSTAELIEKGSNLSLEDHDEAEPEPEAEEEKEPEQPTRSFADLTSRFAKSSSTSPAPVPLPPRDPIPSESNVAVEETPEPEREPSPIPIPRAVPSVPVHDETEVIRPPELTEGSPSLPAREDIGREESIAAALSEGAPIETTEEVEAHNKPQPLSSETFTAVVLYDYEKDEANELSLKEGEIITNIEQVDPDWWQGTNEAGESGLFPSNYVEITEPGSSAPVPVKEPVEDGPSAVAEYDYDALEEGELSFPEGGIITDIEFVDEAWWMGTYNGERGLLPANYVKLNE